A portion of the Tenacibaculum todarodis genome contains these proteins:
- a CDS encoding OmpA family protein: MKKIVLLLVVVFCTMTEANAQEFNQWSIDLGVGVHKPVFPLSSGYGTDTPDFWQANIGGRYMINEKFGLRVDFGFNQFSEADGGKPFDTDYYRGTIEGVVNAGEILGFRDWTQRINLLIHGGVGLSDLKAYQPNAPKDRMINVVFGVTPQVKLTDRVALFLDASVVGHLYQNISFDGNGRTSRNGFNGGLFNASVGLNIYLGKEKTHADWYVESNEPTVEETNELTALENRLKTAEAKIAKLTGVKSDYNKAALVTELDNRYSKKGKTTVAPKVDFIKELLNKGYENVYFDFGKSTIQKYSLEAVNYVAKYLTENPSTKVELTGYADELGSTNSNQSLSTKRAKKVYDVLVAAGISSNRLSYNGKGEDTSVNKNSEEARQLVRRVSFTIK, from the coding sequence ATGAAAAAAATAGTATTATTATTAGTTGTAGTATTCTGTACAATGACAGAAGCTAACGCACAAGAATTTAATCAATGGTCTATAGATTTAGGTGTTGGTGTACACAAACCAGTTTTCCCATTGTCTTCTGGATATGGAACTGATACTCCAGATTTTTGGCAAGCAAATATTGGTGGAAGATACATGATTAACGAAAAATTTGGTTTACGTGTAGATTTCGGATTTAATCAATTTTCTGAAGCTGACGGAGGAAAGCCTTTTGACACTGATTATTATAGAGGAACTATAGAAGGTGTTGTTAATGCAGGTGAAATCTTAGGATTTAGAGACTGGACGCAAAGAATTAACTTATTAATTCATGGTGGTGTTGGTTTATCTGACCTTAAAGCTTACCAACCTAATGCTCCAAAGGACAGAATGATAAATGTTGTTTTTGGTGTAACTCCACAAGTTAAATTAACAGATCGTGTTGCTTTATTCTTAGACGCTTCTGTTGTTGGTCATTTATACCAAAATATATCTTTTGATGGAAATGGAAGAACTTCTCGTAATGGTTTTAATGGTGGTTTATTTAATGCTTCAGTAGGTCTTAACATCTACTTAGGTAAAGAAAAAACTCATGCAGATTGGTATGTTGAATCTAACGAACCTACTGTTGAAGAAACTAACGAGTTAACGGCTTTAGAAAATCGTTTAAAAACTGCTGAAGCTAAAATTGCTAAATTAACAGGTGTTAAAAGCGATTATAACAAAGCTGCTTTAGTTACTGAATTAGATAATAGATATTCTAAAAAAGGAAAAACTACTGTTGCTCCTAAAGTAGATTTTATTAAAGAATTATTAAACAAAGGGTATGAAAATGTATATTTTGACTTTGGTAAAAGTACTATCCAAAAATATTCTTTAGAAGCTGTTAACTATGTAGCTAAATACTTAACTGAAAACCCTTCTACTAAAGTTGAATTAACTGGTTATGCAGATGAGTTAGGTAGCACAAATAGCAACCAATCTTTATCAACAAAAAGAGCAAAAAAAGTATACGATGTATTAGTTGCAGCGGGTATTTCTTCAAATAGATTATCATACAATGGTAAAGGTGAAGATACTTCTGTAAACAAGAACTCAGAAGAAGCTAGACAATTAGTAAGAAGAGTATCTTTTACAATTAAATAA
- a CDS encoding transglutaminase domain-containing protein: protein MKQLFFFFFLITISTADAQYFSTVDAKVKSYPKFISAEKLADLISEDFNSDTEKVRATYIWLTQNIRYDLAEYYSPTKTSYSFSYSSEEEKQQKITTLNNQIVSETLSSKKAVCEGYARVFAKICTLLKIENEFIKGYIRNSPQEIGIPIFNANHAWNAVKINDEWRYFDATWGAGHEENGKWKRSFTNYFFDIPTEKLFFTHFPEQTIWQLRVKRLSKTAFYKQPIYNHKFLNTNLTLVFPTSGVIKKNKEGYIEFQIKNLKSTQKVFVGFKGSRYSQKPKINFKESTGFIKIIPPKSSKEAYLIIDGNVVLEFLIQ, encoded by the coding sequence ATGAAACAACTTTTCTTTTTCTTTTTTCTGATTACAATTTCTACTGCTGATGCACAATATTTTAGTACCGTTGATGCAAAAGTAAAAAGTTACCCTAAATTTATTTCTGCTGAAAAATTAGCCGACTTAATTTCAGAAGATTTTAATTCAGACACAGAAAAAGTAAGAGCTACTTATATTTGGTTAACACAAAACATCCGTTATGATTTAGCCGAATATTACAGCCCGACTAAAACCAGCTACTCATTTAGTTATTCTTCGGAAGAGGAAAAGCAGCAAAAAATAACAACGTTAAATAATCAAATTGTTTCTGAAACACTTTCTTCTAAAAAAGCTGTTTGCGAAGGTTACGCAAGAGTTTTCGCTAAAATCTGTACACTTCTTAAAATAGAAAATGAATTTATAAAAGGTTATATAAGAAACTCACCTCAAGAAATAGGAATACCTATTTTTAACGCAAATCATGCTTGGAATGCAGTAAAAATTAATGATGAATGGCGCTATTTTGATGCAACTTGGGGAGCTGGACACGAAGAAAACGGAAAATGGAAACGTAGTTTTACGAATTACTTTTTTGATATTCCGACGGAAAAATTATTCTTTACTCATTTCCCTGAACAAACTATTTGGCAATTGAGAGTAAAAAGATTAAGTAAAACAGCATTTTACAAGCAACCTATATATAATCACAAGTTTTTGAACACTAACTTAACTTTAGTTTTCCCAACAAGTGGAGTTATTAAGAAAAACAAAGAAGGTTATATTGAATTTCAGATTAAAAATTTAAAGAGTACTCAAAAAGTATTTGTTGGTTTTAAAGGTAGTAGATACTCTCAAAAACCAAAAATAAATTTTAAAGAGTCAACTGGTTTTATTAAAATAATTCCTCCTAAATCAAGCAAAGAAGCTTATTTAATTATTGACGGTAATGTAGTTTTGGAGTTTTTAATTCAGTAA
- the kdsA gene encoding 3-deoxy-8-phosphooctulonate synthase: MNLSLVPNIKHTDSNNFFLLAGPCAIESEDMAMRIAEKVISITDKLEIPYIFKGSFKKANRSRIDSFTGIGDEKALKILRKVSETFNVPTVTDIHEVSDAALAAQYVDVLQIPAFLVRQTDLVVAAAKTGKVVNLKKGQFMSPAAMQHAVQKVKDSGSDKAWITDRGTMFGYQDMIVDFRGIPEMREFAPTILDVTHSLQQPNQTSGVTGGRPDMIETIARAGVVNNVDGLFIETHFDPANAKSDGANMLDLNYLEKLLTNLVAIRKTVNNL, from the coding sequence ATGAATTTATCTTTAGTTCCAAATATAAAACACACAGATTCTAATAATTTTTTTTTACTTGCTGGTCCTTGTGCCATAGAAAGTGAAGATATGGCAATGCGTATTGCTGAAAAAGTAATTTCTATTACAGATAAATTAGAGATTCCTTATATTTTTAAAGGAAGTTTTAAAAAAGCTAATAGAAGTAGAATTGATAGTTTTACCGGAATTGGAGATGAAAAAGCCTTAAAAATTTTACGTAAAGTTTCTGAGACTTTTAACGTGCCAACAGTTACCGATATTCATGAAGTGTCTGATGCTGCTTTAGCTGCTCAATATGTAGATGTTTTACAAATTCCTGCTTTTTTAGTTCGGCAAACCGATTTAGTAGTTGCGGCTGCAAAAACTGGTAAGGTTGTTAATTTAAAGAAAGGACAATTTATGAGTCCAGCTGCCATGCAACACGCGGTTCAAAAAGTAAAAGATAGTGGCTCTGATAAAGCTTGGATAACCGATAGAGGAACTATGTTTGGTTACCAAGATATGATTGTTGATTTTAGAGGAATTCCTGAAATGAGAGAATTTGCTCCTACAATTTTAGATGTTACACATTCTTTACAACAACCAAATCAAACAAGCGGTGTTACAGGTGGAAGACCAGACATGATTGAAACTATTGCACGTGCTGGAGTTGTAAATAACGTAGATGGTTTGTTTATTGAAACGCATTTTGACCCTGCAAACGCAAAATCTGACGGAGCAAACATGTTAGATTTAAACTACTTAGAGAAATTATTAACTAATTTGGTTGCTATTAGGAAAACTGTGAATAATTTATAG